Proteins found in one Nitratiruptor sp. SB155-2 genomic segment:
- a CDS encoding RBBP9/YdeN family alpha/beta hydrolase yields the protein MDRFLILHGWGGSDYPHWQSWLAGELAKEYGTVSFPLIHHPHHPNKSKWMSQFKKHLKNFKPTTVICHSLACTVWMALCEEGEIDEVERLLLVAPPSKHTDIKLLEQFFPHVLPKNLFAQEVQLVVSTNDPYLRLEEAHYLQNHFGCEMLILQDAGHINEKSGYGKWPWVLEWAKRDPSVVSEPI from the coding sequence ATGGATAGGTTTTTGATTTTACACGGATGGGGAGGAAGCGACTATCCCCACTGGCAAAGCTGGCTGGCTGGTGAACTGGCCAAAGAGTATGGAACGGTTAGTTTTCCCCTTATCCATCATCCTCACCATCCTAATAAAAGTAAATGGATGAGTCAGTTTAAAAAGCATTTGAAAAATTTTAAGCCAACAACCGTAATATGTCATTCACTTGCGTGTACCGTATGGATGGCGTTGTGTGAAGAGGGTGAGATTGATGAGGTTGAGCGGTTACTCCTTGTGGCACCTCCAAGCAAGCATACCGATATAAAACTTCTGGAGCAGTTTTTCCCACACGTTTTACCTAAAAACCTTTTTGCACAAGAGGTGCAGTTGGTGGTTTCGACGAACGACCCATACCTACGCCTTGAAGAGGCCCACTATTTGCAAAACCATTTTGGTTGCGAGATGCTCATTTTGCAAGATGCAGGGCATATCAATGAAAAAAGCGGCTATGGCAAGTGGCCATGGGTGCTGGAGTGGGCCAAAAGAGATCCCAGTGTTGTATCGGAGCCGATATGA
- a CDS encoding UDP-N-acetylmuramate dehydrogenase: protein MKKKIDFAKYSSIKIGPIADVELIEQIDPQFEEYFLIGGANNLLVSPNPPRLASLSKAFDYIRIDGDKLKIGAATPTGKVVSFCKKHDIGGFEFLSKLPGTIGGAVKMNAGVKEYEIKNLLLGIETAKGFLPAKALGLSYRKSSINAIIYEAVFRIEKGYNEALRQKLLSLRSNQPKEPSAGSVFKNPPGEYAGRLIEAVGLKGKRIGDMAFSPVHANFLINYGKGTFTEAVELITIAKEKVLQKYGIVLEEEVIIV, encoded by the coding sequence ATGAAGAAAAAAATTGATTTTGCCAAGTATAGTTCCATTAAAATAGGTCCCATAGCAGATGTCGAGCTGATCGAACAGATCGATCCACAATTTGAAGAGTACTTTTTGATCGGCGGAGCCAACAATCTTTTGGTCTCACCAAACCCTCCAAGACTCGCTAGTCTCTCAAAAGCTTTCGACTATATCCGAATCGATGGGGACAAACTCAAAATTGGTGCTGCAACACCAACTGGAAAAGTAGTCTCATTTTGCAAAAAACATGATATTGGTGGATTTGAGTTTTTGAGCAAGCTTCCCGGAACCATCGGGGGTGCCGTGAAGATGAATGCTGGTGTCAAGGAGTATGAAATAAAAAACCTTTTGCTTGGTATCGAAACAGCCAAAGGCTTTCTTCCGGCAAAGGCTCTTGGTTTAAGCTACCGAAAAAGTAGTATCAACGCCATTATCTATGAAGCGGTGTTTCGTATCGAAAAAGGCTATAATGAAGCTCTTCGCCAAAAACTGCTGTCACTTCGATCCAATCAGCCAAAGGAGCCAAGTGCCGGAAGTGTTTTTAAAAATCCACCTGGTGAATATGCTGGGAGGCTTATTGAAGCTGTAGGTCTTAAAGGCAAGCGGATCGGTGATATGGCTTTTAGTCCTGTACATGCCAATTTTTTGATCAATTACGGCAAAGGTACCTTTACAGAAGCGGTGGAACTCATCACGATAGCAAAAGAGAAAGTTTTACAAAAATATGGAATTGTTTTAGAAGAAGAAGTGATTATCGTTTAG
- the dxr gene encoding 1-deoxy-D-xylulose-5-phosphate reductoisomerase has protein sequence MKIALLGSTGSIGTNTLKICKQFGIEVEVLVAGNNIEFLKKQIEIFHPRIVVTANPCKIDAPVVLHGEDGILAALAMCESELVVNALVGFLGLRPTLKAIELGKRVALANKESLVVAGKFIDTSKITPIDSEHFGLWYLLQNSFKPKRLILTASGGAFRDWKIEKIASATLQDALKHPNWSMGTKITIDSATMVNKLFEVLEAYWLFGCDNIDGVIEPSSIVHGIVEFIDGSTTFHASIPDMKLPIAYALGISNQPILESVDIFKIKTAFEPIDQKRYPVWQIKERLLKRPELGVVVNAANEAAIEQFIEGQKAFGFIAEAVLRSIEKFFDTEVQSVEAIFAIDKKVRGYVQTL, from the coding sequence ATGAAAATAGCGCTTCTTGGCTCCACTGGTTCGATCGGAACAAATACGCTGAAAATTTGTAAGCAGTTTGGAATCGAAGTTGAGGTACTGGTAGCTGGAAACAACATCGAGTTTTTGAAAAAGCAGATAGAGATTTTCCACCCAAGAATTGTCGTTACCGCTAATCCATGTAAGATTGATGCTCCTGTCGTTTTGCATGGTGAAGATGGGATTTTGGCAGCGCTTGCAATGTGTGAGAGTGAACTGGTTGTCAACGCTCTTGTGGGATTTTTGGGACTTCGGCCCACACTCAAAGCTATCGAACTTGGCAAACGAGTGGCCTTGGCCAACAAAGAGTCGCTTGTAGTGGCGGGAAAATTTATAGATACCTCCAAAATTACGCCGATCGATAGTGAACATTTTGGACTTTGGTACCTTTTGCAAAACAGTTTCAAACCAAAACGACTCATTTTGACGGCCAGTGGCGGGGCTTTTCGCGACTGGAAGATAGAAAAGATTGCGAGCGCTACACTGCAGGACGCCCTGAAACATCCCAACTGGAGTATGGGAACGAAAATCACCATCGACAGTGCAACCATGGTCAATAAGCTTTTTGAAGTTTTGGAAGCCTACTGGCTTTTTGGATGTGACAATATTGATGGAGTGATTGAGCCAAGCTCGATTGTTCATGGAATTGTGGAATTTATAGACGGCAGCACCACATTTCATGCGAGCATACCCGATATGAAACTTCCCATTGCCTATGCTCTTGGTATCAGTAATCAGCCAATCCTGGAATCTGTAGATATTTTTAAGATAAAGACAGCCTTTGAGCCAATTGACCAAAAACGTTATCCTGTATGGCAGATAAAAGAGCGGCTTCTCAAGCGCCCTGAACTTGGTGTTGTAGTCAATGCGGCCAATGAAGCGGCAATCGAACAATTTATCGAAGGTCAGAAAGCTTTTGGGTTTATTGCAGAGGCTGTTTTGCGAAGTATAGAGAAATTTTTCGATACAGAAGTGCAGAGCGTGGAAGCTATATTTGCAATAGACAAAAAGGTGCGCGGCTATGTTCAAACTCTTTAA
- the recA gene encoding recombinase RecA, protein MDTNKQKALDLAIKQIDKAFGKGALVKLGDKQIEPIESISTGSLGLDLALGIGGVPKGRIVEIYGPESSGKTTLALQIIAEAQKKGGVAAFIDAEHALDVLYAKNLGVDIDNLLVSQPDFGEQALDIVETIARSGAVDVIVIDSVAALTPKAEIEGEMGDSHMGLQARLMSQALRKLTGVVHKMDTTVIFINQIRMKIGAMGYGTPETTTGGNALKFYASVRVDVRRIATLKQGESQIGNRVRAKVVKNKVAPPFRQAEFDIMFGEGISKEGELIDYGVKMDIIDKSGSWFSYKDIKLGQGRENAKAYLKEHPEVAQEIENEIRRAMGMDDSVMMVPENEMSEE, encoded by the coding sequence ATGGATACGAATAAGCAAAAAGCATTGGATCTTGCTATTAAACAGATCGACAAGGCTTTTGGGAAAGGAGCACTTGTCAAGCTTGGTGACAAGCAGATTGAGCCGATCGAATCGATCTCGACCGGTTCGCTGGGGCTCGATCTTGCTCTTGGAATCGGAGGTGTTCCAAAAGGAAGAATCGTTGAGATATATGGGCCTGAGAGTTCGGGTAAGACCACATTGGCTCTTCAAATTATCGCTGAAGCGCAAAAAAAGGGAGGTGTAGCTGCTTTTATCGATGCAGAACACGCTCTTGATGTACTGTATGCGAAAAATCTCGGTGTCGATATCGACAATCTGCTGGTTTCTCAGCCAGATTTTGGAGAGCAAGCTCTCGATATTGTCGAAACCATTGCGCGAAGCGGAGCGGTGGATGTGATCGTTATCGACTCCGTAGCGGCTTTGACACCGAAAGCGGAGATCGAAGGGGAGATGGGGGATTCCCATATGGGTCTTCAGGCAAGACTCATGAGCCAGGCTCTGAGAAAGCTCACCGGTGTTGTCCACAAAATGGACACAACAGTCATTTTCATCAACCAGATCCGTATGAAAATAGGGGCTATGGGATACGGTACCCCTGAGACCACTACAGGAGGGAACGCCCTCAAGTTTTATGCATCCGTGCGAGTAGATGTGCGAAGAATCGCTACGCTCAAGCAGGGTGAGAGTCAAATAGGAAACAGAGTACGCGCAAAAGTGGTGAAAAACAAAGTGGCCCCGCCGTTTAGACAGGCTGAATTCGACATCATGTTTGGCGAAGGCATCAGTAAAGAAGGGGAACTTATCGATTATGGTGTGAAGATGGACATCATCGATAAAAGCGGAAGCTGGTTCAGTTACAAAGATATAAAATTGGGACAAGGTAGAGAAAACGCCAAAGCCTATCTCAAAGAGCATCCCGAAGTTGCACAAGAGATCGAAAATGAGATCAGGCGAGCCATGGGAATGGATGATAGCGTGATGATGGTACCAGAAAATGAAATGAGCGAAGAATAA
- a CDS encoding menaquinone biosynthesis family protein produces MSTYTVAHSPDADDIFMFYAIKFGWISSKEIRFENIALDIETLNEKALENFYDITAISFALYPKIRNEYALLKTAVSFGQGYGPKLIKKKGKRLKKNFKVALSGRYTTNAMLFRIAYPEARPVYMNFLEIEKAVLDGNVDAGVLIHESILNFDESLEVEREIWDIWVELAKKELPLPLGGMALRRSIPLNKAIESERMLIKAVEVAHNHGKLLSRMLLERNLVRVDDKQLEKYLSLYANEHSIEMNERQYEALDTLFAIGYEHGLYDCPIRTKDFLIPTEYKKLRFS; encoded by the coding sequence ATGTCCACCTATACCGTCGCCCACTCACCCGATGCAGATGATATCTTTATGTTTTACGCCATCAAATTTGGCTGGATCAGCTCCAAAGAGATCAGATTTGAAAATATAGCCCTCGATATCGAAACCCTCAATGAGAAAGCCTTGGAAAATTTTTACGACATCACCGCTATTAGCTTCGCGCTCTATCCGAAAATAAGAAACGAATATGCTCTTTTGAAAACAGCGGTCAGCTTCGGACAAGGGTATGGACCGAAACTAATCAAAAAAAAGGGAAAGAGACTCAAAAAAAATTTCAAGGTGGCCTTGAGCGGCCGATACACCACAAACGCCATGCTCTTTCGTATCGCCTATCCTGAAGCGAGACCGGTTTACATGAATTTTTTAGAGATTGAAAAAGCTGTTTTGGATGGAAATGTGGATGCAGGGGTCTTAATCCATGAATCGATTTTGAATTTCGATGAGAGCCTGGAGGTAGAGCGCGAGATTTGGGATATCTGGGTGGAACTAGCAAAAAAGGAGCTGCCGCTGCCTCTTGGCGGTATGGCTTTGAGACGCTCCATCCCCCTCAATAAAGCGATTGAAAGTGAAAGGATGCTTATCAAAGCCGTGGAAGTCGCCCACAATCACGGCAAACTCCTTTCCCGTATGCTTCTAGAGAGAAATCTTGTTCGCGTGGATGACAAGCAGCTCGAAAAATATCTGAGCCTTTATGCCAATGAACACTCCATCGAAATGAATGAAAGGCAATATGAAGCGCTTGATACCCTTTTTGCCATAGGATATGAACATGGGTTGTATGACTGCCCCATTCGCACAAAAGATTTTCTCATTCCCACCGAGTATAAAAAGCTTAGATTCAGTTGA
- a CDS encoding GGDEF domain-containing protein, translating to MKQNDLLKNFRIKIIKFSIILTIVVIITGIFIHVLSHSKHLSSFLVFDFFALITLAITLFLFEKKLEFLPLFLIGNYIILILLVYFVTKYEFNPYAIVWYPPIAMSAMILARLKIGTLITFITLAAAILLFHTTIPYIQASIYLSIIAAALFGWIIEQKLFEFAQKYQQITENLYKLSTTDPLTQLYNRRFFFEECTKKINLAKRKSLPIALLSIDLDHFKQINDQYGHAQGDEILTSFAKILQKSLRGYDIVARMGGEEFAVCIIDENLNNVRFIANKILENVRKIEVAPSNNLSVSIGIAFSKPHENINLQQLLIQADKALYRAKERGRDRIEVYEEKN from the coding sequence ATGAAACAAAATGATTTACTAAAAAATTTTCGTATCAAAATAATTAAATTTTCTATCATTCTTACCATCGTCGTTATCATAACCGGTATTTTCATCCACGTACTATCACACTCTAAACATCTTAGTTCCTTTCTGGTATTCGATTTTTTCGCTCTTATAACTCTCGCTATAACACTCTTTCTTTTCGAAAAGAAATTGGAGTTTTTGCCACTTTTCTTGATCGGCAACTATATAATTTTAATCTTGCTTGTCTATTTTGTCACCAAGTACGAATTTAATCCTTATGCTATTGTCTGGTATCCTCCCATCGCCATGTCAGCCATGATTCTTGCCAGGTTGAAAATTGGTACACTCATCACCTTCATCACTTTGGCTGCTGCAATATTGCTTTTTCACACCACTATTCCGTACATACAAGCTTCCATATATCTTTCTATCATTGCTGCAGCTCTCTTTGGATGGATTATAGAACAGAAACTGTTCGAATTTGCCCAAAAATATCAACAAATTACTGAAAATCTCTACAAACTCTCTACAACGGATCCTTTGACTCAGCTCTATAATCGCCGTTTTTTTTTCGAAGAGTGCACGAAAAAGATCAATCTGGCAAAACGCAAATCTCTTCCAATCGCTCTGCTTTCCATAGACTTGGACCATTTTAAGCAGATCAATGACCAATATGGTCATGCCCAAGGTGATGAGATTCTTACCAGTTTCGCCAAAATTTTACAAAAGAGTTTGCGGGGGTACGACATCGTCGCACGTATGGGTGGCGAAGAGTTTGCCGTATGTATCATCGATGAAAATTTGAACAACGTACGATTCATAGCCAATAAAATTTTAGAAAACGTTCGAAAAATTGAGGTCGCTCCATCAAACAACCTCAGTGTCAGCATTGGCATAGCTTTTTCAAAACCCCATGAAAACATCAATTTGCAACAGCTGCTGATACAAGCGGATAAAGCTCTGTATCGCGCTAAAGAGCGCGGACGAGATCGGATCGAGGTTTATGAAGAAAAAAATTGA
- a CDS encoding phosphatidate cytidylyltransferase, translating to MSEFAKRMVTGVVLIAVVALVAWIDSFFLTWLFFGIIFLLAFYEAMRLYGMQNYNSLYFWAFFTWIVASFYPNPDDLFFLVALVFAGYEAFTQDKDSKKFLPFLYPMASFLFLLSLYHDFGMEALVWLVIVVALTDVGAYFTGRAIGKHPFCKTSPKKTWEGVFGGVIVATIFGSWYGVQLVELWQSIVISLLASFAGVFGDLFESYLKRRAGVKDSGNILPGHGGILDRVDGYLFAAPTMVILLRGLL from the coding sequence ATGAGTGAATTTGCCAAACGAATGGTAACAGGAGTGGTTTTAATTGCAGTTGTCGCCCTTGTTGCCTGGATCGATAGTTTTTTTCTCACATGGCTCTTTTTTGGCATAATCTTTTTGCTTGCATTTTATGAAGCGATGCGATTGTATGGAATGCAAAACTACAATTCTCTCTATTTTTGGGCATTTTTTACCTGGATTGTCGCATCATTCTATCCCAACCCTGATGATCTCTTCTTTTTGGTTGCACTTGTCTTTGCCGGCTACGAAGCCTTTACGCAAGACAAGGATTCAAAGAAGTTTTTACCTTTTCTCTATCCAATGGCCTCCTTTCTATTTTTGCTCTCTTTGTACCACGATTTTGGTATGGAAGCGCTTGTATGGCTTGTCATCGTTGTGGCTTTGACTGATGTAGGAGCCTATTTTACAGGACGGGCCATAGGCAAACACCCTTTTTGTAAGACCTCTCCCAAAAAGACATGGGAGGGTGTCTTTGGTGGAGTGATTGTCGCCACAATTTTTGGAAGCTGGTATGGAGTACAACTGGTGGAGTTGTGGCAATCTATCGTGATATCGCTCTTGGCTTCATTTGCTGGCGTTTTTGGGGATCTTTTTGAGAGCTATCTCAAAAGAAGAGCCGGAGTCAAAGATAGTGGCAATATCTTGCCGGGCCACGGAGGGATTCTTGACCGAGTGGATGGATATCTATTTGCAGCGCCAACAATGGTGATACTGCTAAGAGGACTGCTATGA
- the tpx gene encoding thiol peroxidase gives MATVTLKGNPVNLEGNEVNVGDKAPEATVVTTGLEEKKVGGAQGNVQMIVVVPSLDTPVCATETRKFNEEASNIEGVDVTVVSMDLPFASKRFCSTEGVENLTVASDYRNRDFGEKYGVVIAEGPLKGILARAIFIIDKDGNVVYKQLVPEITEEPNYEEALEAAKKAAAA, from the coding sequence ATGGCAACTGTTACACTAAAAGGAAATCCAGTAAATTTGGAAGGAAATGAAGTAAACGTAGGAGATAAAGCTCCTGAGGCTACTGTTGTTACAACAGGTCTTGAAGAGAAAAAAGTGGGTGGTGCACAAGGAAACGTTCAGATGATCGTTGTAGTTCCATCTCTTGACACTCCAGTGTGTGCTACTGAAACAAGAAAATTCAACGAAGAAGCTTCAAACATTGAAGGCGTTGATGTTACTGTAGTATCCATGGACCTTCCGTTCGCAAGCAAAAGATTCTGTTCGACTGAAGGTGTTGAAAACCTAACTGTTGCAAGTGACTATAGAAACAGAGATTTCGGTGAAAAATATGGTGTTGTAATCGCTGAAGGACCACTCAAAGGAATCCTTGCAAGAGCTATTTTCATTATCGATAAAGACGGAAACGTTGTATACAAGCAACTCGTTCCAGAGATCACTGAAGAGCCTAATTACGAAGAGGCTTTGGAAGCTGCAAAAAAAGCGGCAGCTGCATAA
- the tsaD gene encoding tRNA (adenosine(37)-N6)-threonylcarbamoyltransferase complex transferase subunit TsaD, giving the protein MILSIESSCDDSSIAITRIKDYKLLFHKKISQELAHSEYGGVVPELASRLHAEALPKILEEAKEFLPQIKAIAVTNEPGLSVTLLEGIMMAKALHLALNVPLIGVNHLIGHVYSLFIEKEAVLPKMVLLVSGGHTMILDVKGYKDIKVLATTLDDSFGESFDKVAKMMGLGYPGGPVIEKLAQKGDANRFDFPIPLKNAKELAFSYSGLKNAVRLALSEMENLSEQDMADIAASFQKAAIAHLLQKTKKACEIYKPSDFAIVGGASANMALRKAFEQECAKRAIPIAFAKLEYCSDNAAMIGRAAVEAFLMNDFTDMDALVAIPRSCFV; this is encoded by the coding sequence ATGATTTTGAGTATCGAAAGCAGTTGTGACGATAGCTCTATCGCCATAACAAGGATTAAAGATTATAAACTTCTATTTCACAAAAAAATATCCCAAGAGCTTGCACACAGCGAGTATGGAGGAGTAGTCCCAGAGCTTGCAAGCAGGCTCCATGCCGAGGCATTGCCGAAAATTTTGGAAGAGGCAAAAGAGTTTTTACCACAAATCAAAGCGATTGCTGTTACCAATGAGCCTGGTCTCTCTGTTACCCTTCTTGAGGGCATCATGATGGCAAAGGCGCTTCATTTGGCCCTGAATGTGCCGCTTATTGGCGTCAATCACCTCATCGGTCACGTCTATTCGCTCTTTATCGAAAAAGAGGCTGTTTTGCCAAAAATGGTACTCCTTGTCAGCGGAGGCCATACGATGATACTTGATGTCAAAGGGTATAAAGATATCAAGGTTTTGGCAACGACACTGGATGACAGTTTTGGAGAGAGTTTCGATAAGGTGGCGAAGATGATGGGGCTTGGATACCCTGGAGGGCCTGTCATCGAAAAACTGGCTCAAAAGGGTGATGCAAATAGATTTGATTTCCCAATTCCACTCAAAAATGCAAAAGAGTTGGCCTTTAGCTATTCAGGTTTGAAAAATGCCGTGCGCCTGGCACTGAGTGAGATGGAAAATCTCAGTGAGCAGGATATGGCAGATATCGCTGCCTCTTTTCAAAAAGCGGCAATTGCCCATCTTTTGCAAAAAACGAAAAAAGCGTGCGAAATTTACAAACCTTCCGATTTTGCCATCGTAGGAGGAGCCAGTGCAAATATGGCCCTTCGCAAAGCCTTTGAACAAGAGTGTGCAAAAAGAGCCATTCCTATCGCTTTTGCAAAACTTGAATATTGCAGTGACAATGCAGCTATGATAGGAAGGGCGGCAGTGGAAGCATTTTTGATGAACGATTTTACCGATATGGATGCTCTTGTTGCCATTCCAAGAAGCTGTTTTGTGTAA